A part of Canis lupus familiaris isolate Mischka breed German Shepherd chromosome 4, alternate assembly UU_Cfam_GSD_1.0, whole genome shotgun sequence genomic DNA contains:
- the CARD6 gene encoding caspase recruitment domain-containing protein 6 isoform X1, which produces MAAGSVPSEIIERERKRLLEILQKDSDSVLDTLTSRRLISEEEYETLENITDPLKKSRKLLILVQKKGEVSCQHFLKCLLSTFPESATIWGLQHEFLKHENIECTQSISASKNSENTFSSREKQPESPEITVSFTEKEHHDMGTSESFRDKKTSHKGTAWASRENEKEDNTPKVTSPEYENTEYEIPATIAYLQDGQNTEYEISSKPEYEIPTTIAYLQDGQRYEEPDDSLYLGKEEYLESAEYFEDAEPTVEEEDYNDSEHSVYDGEEDTAYSETAHFSDEEQSYEDSETGMLLEEEGEEAEEEEKRIEERKKVFKDVLSCLNMDRSRKLLPDVVKQFSLDRGCMWTPETPGDLAWNFLMKVQALDVTARDAILRHKFPGEDGKEELLAGIENLEVRDIQTINPLDVLCASMLCSDSSLQREVMSNMYQCQFALPLLLPDAENNKSILMLGAMKDIVKKWSTQSSGGPTGDTEKFLKTPVLSFVRLGHCNFSKSRILNRLLDPAQLKSHKIFFHQDFTVPVLPRQISDGLVEIMWHFPDSNGPKKDLSFFQKPVALANLRGDLESFWTQFGFLVEVSSAVFFFTDYLGEKEWDLLMFLGEAATERFYFVLSPQAQESEEVQLFQRVLNLKPSQLLFWEGEEAGERGKNMEHLQTALQEVTSSSLRCVSMEDMGSLARELGIQVDQDFENVQVIHSCPSENLARTARDERQQRHSQPESSPEAPTEMPVREPGASWNPQNFHHTPVFLPHLENSCPLPTRIGGNFNHVPLKAPWVMGFHFGSEQRSKWFRPWPFQKMRDRGRGEGFRFQYFQPQRFYSPERFMKFSRTAWRHHMNTFGRPLRPMFQHVQAWPKRPQTMGALERSGAVVSHVGHFHSLGVQLVGTVGKPQLKHAYVQRTQPTRATGKLMKTISPNEGLYPQASQPAGVIQKPLRSASQQGAKLKTQDGPSNPAFQMGSYPKSNSKCLPSSQFPSNQPKPSQVKQSQSMPSQPKPTQAKPTQYRPSQAKPSQPRPTQPHPFQPKPTQTKPTQPQPSQAKPSQPRPTQPKPSQPKPTQPQPSQAKPPQPRPTQPKPCPPKPSQSKPSQPRPTQPKSCRTSPSQAKTYNPRAGKR; this is translated from the exons ATGGCTGCGGGGAGTGTTCCTTCAGAGATCATAGAAAGGGAACGAAAAAGGTTACTTGAAATCCTCCAAAAAGATTCCGATTCTGTCTTAGATACATTAACCTCTCGGAGGCTGATTTCTGAGGAAGAGTATGAGACTCTGGAGAATATTACAGATCCTCTGAAGAAAAGTCGAAAGTTGTTAATTTTGGTACAGAAAAAGGGAGAGGTGAGCTGTCagcattttctcaaatgtttacTTAGTACTTTTCCAGAGTCAGCTACCATTTGGGGCTTACAGCATG aatttttaaagcatGAGAATATAGAATGTACTCAATCTATAAGTGCAAGCAAGAATTCAGAAAACACTTTTTCCTCTAGAGAGAAACAGCCTGAGAGTCCTGAGATCACAGTGTCCTTTACAGAGAAAGAACACCATGATATGGGAACCTCTGAGTCCTTCAGGGACAAGAAGACTAGTCATAAAGGAACTGCTTGGGCctccagggaaaatgaaaaggaagacaaCACACCCAAAGTCACATCGCCTGAATATGAGAACACTGAATATGAAATTCCAGCAACTATTGCTTATTTACAGGATGGACAGAACACTGAATATGAAATTTCCAGCAAACCTGAATATGAAATTCCAACAACTATTGCTTATTTACAGGATGGACAGAGATACGAGGAGCCAGATGATTCTTTATACTTAGGAAAAGAGGAATATCTAGAATCTGCTGAATACTTTGAAGATGCAGAACCCACTGTGGAAGAAGAGGATTATAATGACTCAGAGCACAGTGTTTATGATGGCGAGGAGGATACTGCATATTCAGAAACCGCACACTTCTCAGATGAAGAACAGAGCTATGAAGATTCAGAAACTGGCATGTTAttggaggaagagggggaggaggcagaggaggaggagaaaaggattGAAG aaagaaaaaaagtgtttaaagatGTCCTGTCATGTTTGAACATGGACAGGAGCAGAAAGCTTTTGCCAGATGTTGTTAAACAATTCTCCTTAGATCGAGGATGTATGTGGACACCTGAGACTCCAGGGGACTTAGCCTGGAATTTCCTGATGAAAGTTCAAGCTCTGGATGTGACAGCCAGAGATGCAATCCTCAGACACAAGTTTCCGGGTGAGGATGGCAAAGAGGAATTGCTGGCTGGAATAGAGAATTTGGAAGTTAGAGACATACAAACCATTAATCCATTGGATGTTCTTTGTGCCTCTATGCTCTGCTCAGACAGCTCTTTGCAGCGTGAAGTCATGTCAAACATGTACCAGTGCCAGTTTGCTCTTCCCCTGCTCCTGCCAGatgcagaaaacaacaaaagcatCTTAATGCTAGGAGCCATGAAGGACATTGTGAAAAAGTGGTCAACACAGTCTTCAGGAGGGCCTACAGGGGACACAGAAAAGTTTCTGAAGACGCCTGTCCTCTCCTTTGTGCGCCTAGGACACTGTAACTTCTCCAAGTCCAGAATCCTCAACAGACTGCTTGATCCTGCCCAACTGAAATCACACAAAATCTTTTTCCATCAGGATTTTACTGTCCCAGTGCTTCCCCGACAAATCTCTGATGGCCTGGTTGAGATAATGTGGCATTTTCCGGATAGCAATGGTCCAAAGAAAGACCTCAGTTTTTTCCAAAAGCCTGTTGCTCTGGCCAATCTTCGTGGAGACCTAGAAAGTTTTTGGACACAGTTTGGTTTTTTGGTGGAAGTTTCCTCAGCTGTGTTTTTTTTCACTGACTACCTAGGTGAGAAGGAATGGGACTTGCTAATGTTTTTAGGAGAAGCTGCCACTGAAAGATTCTACTTTGTTCTCAGTCCCCAAGCCCAGGAGAGTGAAGAGGTTCAGCTTTTCCAGAGGGTTCTAAATTTGAAGCCATCACAGCTACTCTTTTGGGAGGGGGAGGAagctggagagagaggaaagaatatgGAGCATCTTCAAACTGCTCTGCAAGAAGTGACGTCATCTTCACTCAGATGTGTGTCCATGGAGGACATGGGCTCCCTGGCCAGGGAGTTGGGAATCCAGGTAGACCAAGACTTTGAGAACGTTCAGGTAATTCATAGTTGCCCTAGTGAAAACTTGGCTAGAACAGCTAGAGATGAGAGACAACAAAGACACAGTCAACCAGAAAGCTCACCTGAAGCTCCAACTGAGATGCCTGTAAGAGAGCCTGGGGCTAGCTGGAATCCTCAGAATTTCCACCATACCCCAGTATTCTTGCCTCATCTGGAAAATTCCTGTCCTTTACCAACCAGAATTGGAGGTAACTTTAACCATGTTCCTTTGAAAGCCCCCTGGGTTATGGGCTTCCACTTTGGGTCAGAGCAGAGGTCTAAGTGGTTCCGTCCCTGGCCCTTTCAGAAAATGAGGGACCGTGGTCGAGGTGAAGGTTTTAGATTTCAGTACTTCCAACCCCAGAGGTTTTATTCACCCGAAAGATTTATGAAATTTTCAAGAACGGCTTGGAGACATCACATGAATACATTTGGGAGACCACTAAGACCTATGTTTCAGCATGTACAGGCCTGGCCTAAGAGACCACAGACAATGGGAGCTCTTGAAAGATCTGGGGCAGTGGTCTCCCATGTAGGGCACTTCCATTCCCTGGGTGTACAGCTAGTGGGAACAGTTGGGAAGCCACAGCTTAAGCATGCCTACGTCCAGAGGACACAACCAACTAGGGCAACTGGGAAACTTATGAAAACAATATCCCCAAATGAAGGTCTTTACCCTCAGGCCTCTCAACCAGCAGGAGTCATACAAAAGCCTTTAAGATCTGCTTCTCAGCAAGGAGCCAAACTGAAGACACAGGATGGACCTTCAAATCCAGCTTTCCAAATGGGATCCTATCCCAAGTCCAATAGCAAATGTTTACCCAGCTCTCAGTTCCCATCCAACCAGCCCAAGCCATCCCAAGTCAAGCAATCCCAATCTATGCCCTCTCAACCCAAACCCACTCAAGCAAAACCCACTCAGTACCGGCCTTCCCAAGCTAAACCCTCCCAGCCCAGACCCACTCAGCCCCACCCCTTCCAACCCAAACCCACTCAAACAAAACCCACTCAGCCCCAGCCCTCACAAGCTAAACCCTCTCAGCCCAGACCCACTCAGCCAAAGCCCTCCCAACCCAAACCCACTCAGCCCCAACCTTCACAAGCTAAACCTCCTCAGCCCAGACCCACTCAGCCCAAACCATGCCCACCCAAGCCCTCCCAATCTAAACCTTCTCAGCCCAGACCGACTCAACCCAAGTCATGTAGGACCAGTCCTTCACAGGCTAAGACATATAATCCAAGGGCAGGAAAACGTTAG
- the CARD6 gene encoding caspase recruitment domain-containing protein 6 isoform X2, translating into MGTSESFRDKKTSHKGTAWASRENEKEDNTPKVTSPEYENTEYEIPATIAYLQDGQNTEYEISSKPEYEIPTTIAYLQDGQRYEEPDDSLYLGKEEYLESAEYFEDAEPTVEEEDYNDSEHSVYDGEEDTAYSETAHFSDEEQSYEDSETGMLLEEEGEEAEEEEKRIEERKKVFKDVLSCLNMDRSRKLLPDVVKQFSLDRGCMWTPETPGDLAWNFLMKVQALDVTARDAILRHKFPGEDGKEELLAGIENLEVRDIQTINPLDVLCASMLCSDSSLQREVMSNMYQCQFALPLLLPDAENNKSILMLGAMKDIVKKWSTQSSGGPTGDTEKFLKTPVLSFVRLGHCNFSKSRILNRLLDPAQLKSHKIFFHQDFTVPVLPRQISDGLVEIMWHFPDSNGPKKDLSFFQKPVALANLRGDLESFWTQFGFLVEVSSAVFFFTDYLGEKEWDLLMFLGEAATERFYFVLSPQAQESEEVQLFQRVLNLKPSQLLFWEGEEAGERGKNMEHLQTALQEVTSSSLRCVSMEDMGSLARELGIQVDQDFENVQVIHSCPSENLARTARDERQQRHSQPESSPEAPTEMPVREPGASWNPQNFHHTPVFLPHLENSCPLPTRIGGNFNHVPLKAPWVMGFHFGSEQRSKWFRPWPFQKMRDRGRGEGFRFQYFQPQRFYSPERFMKFSRTAWRHHMNTFGRPLRPMFQHVQAWPKRPQTMGALERSGAVVSHVGHFHSLGVQLVGTVGKPQLKHAYVQRTQPTRATGKLMKTISPNEGLYPQASQPAGVIQKPLRSASQQGAKLKTQDGPSNPAFQMGSYPKSNSKCLPSSQFPSNQPKPSQVKQSQSMPSQPKPTQAKPTQYRPSQAKPSQPRPTQPHPFQPKPTQTKPTQPQPSQAKPSQPRPTQPKPSQPKPTQPQPSQAKPPQPRPTQPKPCPPKPSQSKPSQPRPTQPKSCRTSPSQAKTYNPRAGKR; encoded by the exons ATGGGAACCTCTGAGTCCTTCAGGGACAAGAAGACTAGTCATAAAGGAACTGCTTGGGCctccagggaaaatgaaaaggaagacaaCACACCCAAAGTCACATCGCCTGAATATGAGAACACTGAATATGAAATTCCAGCAACTATTGCTTATTTACAGGATGGACAGAACACTGAATATGAAATTTCCAGCAAACCTGAATATGAAATTCCAACAACTATTGCTTATTTACAGGATGGACAGAGATACGAGGAGCCAGATGATTCTTTATACTTAGGAAAAGAGGAATATCTAGAATCTGCTGAATACTTTGAAGATGCAGAACCCACTGTGGAAGAAGAGGATTATAATGACTCAGAGCACAGTGTTTATGATGGCGAGGAGGATACTGCATATTCAGAAACCGCACACTTCTCAGATGAAGAACAGAGCTATGAAGATTCAGAAACTGGCATGTTAttggaggaagagggggaggaggcagaggaggaggagaaaaggattGAAG aaagaaaaaaagtgtttaaagatGTCCTGTCATGTTTGAACATGGACAGGAGCAGAAAGCTTTTGCCAGATGTTGTTAAACAATTCTCCTTAGATCGAGGATGTATGTGGACACCTGAGACTCCAGGGGACTTAGCCTGGAATTTCCTGATGAAAGTTCAAGCTCTGGATGTGACAGCCAGAGATGCAATCCTCAGACACAAGTTTCCGGGTGAGGATGGCAAAGAGGAATTGCTGGCTGGAATAGAGAATTTGGAAGTTAGAGACATACAAACCATTAATCCATTGGATGTTCTTTGTGCCTCTATGCTCTGCTCAGACAGCTCTTTGCAGCGTGAAGTCATGTCAAACATGTACCAGTGCCAGTTTGCTCTTCCCCTGCTCCTGCCAGatgcagaaaacaacaaaagcatCTTAATGCTAGGAGCCATGAAGGACATTGTGAAAAAGTGGTCAACACAGTCTTCAGGAGGGCCTACAGGGGACACAGAAAAGTTTCTGAAGACGCCTGTCCTCTCCTTTGTGCGCCTAGGACACTGTAACTTCTCCAAGTCCAGAATCCTCAACAGACTGCTTGATCCTGCCCAACTGAAATCACACAAAATCTTTTTCCATCAGGATTTTACTGTCCCAGTGCTTCCCCGACAAATCTCTGATGGCCTGGTTGAGATAATGTGGCATTTTCCGGATAGCAATGGTCCAAAGAAAGACCTCAGTTTTTTCCAAAAGCCTGTTGCTCTGGCCAATCTTCGTGGAGACCTAGAAAGTTTTTGGACACAGTTTGGTTTTTTGGTGGAAGTTTCCTCAGCTGTGTTTTTTTTCACTGACTACCTAGGTGAGAAGGAATGGGACTTGCTAATGTTTTTAGGAGAAGCTGCCACTGAAAGATTCTACTTTGTTCTCAGTCCCCAAGCCCAGGAGAGTGAAGAGGTTCAGCTTTTCCAGAGGGTTCTAAATTTGAAGCCATCACAGCTACTCTTTTGGGAGGGGGAGGAagctggagagagaggaaagaatatgGAGCATCTTCAAACTGCTCTGCAAGAAGTGACGTCATCTTCACTCAGATGTGTGTCCATGGAGGACATGGGCTCCCTGGCCAGGGAGTTGGGAATCCAGGTAGACCAAGACTTTGAGAACGTTCAGGTAATTCATAGTTGCCCTAGTGAAAACTTGGCTAGAACAGCTAGAGATGAGAGACAACAAAGACACAGTCAACCAGAAAGCTCACCTGAAGCTCCAACTGAGATGCCTGTAAGAGAGCCTGGGGCTAGCTGGAATCCTCAGAATTTCCACCATACCCCAGTATTCTTGCCTCATCTGGAAAATTCCTGTCCTTTACCAACCAGAATTGGAGGTAACTTTAACCATGTTCCTTTGAAAGCCCCCTGGGTTATGGGCTTCCACTTTGGGTCAGAGCAGAGGTCTAAGTGGTTCCGTCCCTGGCCCTTTCAGAAAATGAGGGACCGTGGTCGAGGTGAAGGTTTTAGATTTCAGTACTTCCAACCCCAGAGGTTTTATTCACCCGAAAGATTTATGAAATTTTCAAGAACGGCTTGGAGACATCACATGAATACATTTGGGAGACCACTAAGACCTATGTTTCAGCATGTACAGGCCTGGCCTAAGAGACCACAGACAATGGGAGCTCTTGAAAGATCTGGGGCAGTGGTCTCCCATGTAGGGCACTTCCATTCCCTGGGTGTACAGCTAGTGGGAACAGTTGGGAAGCCACAGCTTAAGCATGCCTACGTCCAGAGGACACAACCAACTAGGGCAACTGGGAAACTTATGAAAACAATATCCCCAAATGAAGGTCTTTACCCTCAGGCCTCTCAACCAGCAGGAGTCATACAAAAGCCTTTAAGATCTGCTTCTCAGCAAGGAGCCAAACTGAAGACACAGGATGGACCTTCAAATCCAGCTTTCCAAATGGGATCCTATCCCAAGTCCAATAGCAAATGTTTACCCAGCTCTCAGTTCCCATCCAACCAGCCCAAGCCATCCCAAGTCAAGCAATCCCAATCTATGCCCTCTCAACCCAAACCCACTCAAGCAAAACCCACTCAGTACCGGCCTTCCCAAGCTAAACCCTCCCAGCCCAGACCCACTCAGCCCCACCCCTTCCAACCCAAACCCACTCAAACAAAACCCACTCAGCCCCAGCCCTCACAAGCTAAACCCTCTCAGCCCAGACCCACTCAGCCAAAGCCCTCCCAACCCAAACCCACTCAGCCCCAACCTTCACAAGCTAAACCTCCTCAGCCCAGACCCACTCAGCCCAAACCATGCCCACCCAAGCCCTCCCAATCTAAACCTTCTCAGCCCAGACCGACTCAACCCAAGTCATGTAGGACCAGTCCTTCACAGGCTAAGACATATAATCCAAGGGCAGGAAAACGTTAG
- the RPL37 gene encoding 60S ribosomal protein L37: MTKGTSSFGKRRNKTHTLCRRCGSKAYHLQKSTCGKCGYPAKRKRKYNWSAKAKRRNTTGTGRMRHLKIVYRRFRHGFREGTTPKPKRAAVAASSSS; encoded by the exons ATG ACGAAGGGGACGTCATCGTTCGGAAAGCGTCGCAATAAGACGCACACGTTGTGCCGCCGCTGTGGCTCTAAGGCCTACCACCTTCAGAAGTCCACCTGCGGCAAGTGTGGCTACCCTGCCAAGCGGAAGAGAAAGT ATAACTGGAGTGCCAAGGCTAAAAGACGGAATACCACTGGGACCGGTCGAATGAGGCACCTAAAAATTGTATACCGCAGATTCAG GCATGGATTCCGTGAAGGAACGACACCTAAGCCCAAGAGGGCAGCTGTTGCAGCATCCAGTTCATCTTAA